CACCCTCAGCGGTGGTCCGGATCGGGAACTTGAAACGTTTCATGTTGCCATTACGAAATTTAACAGTCCACATGATGGAGTCTGAACTCCTCATCGGATGAACCATTCCGCCCATGGGGACAAAGTCATTGTAACCGCGAACGGCAATGGCGCCCTGGGGACAGATTTTTACACATGAGTAGCATTCCCAACATGCATCAGGCTCCTGATTGTAAGCCTTCATCGCCTCAACGTTCAAGACCATCAGGTCATTGGGGCAGATGTACATGCAGGCAGTTTTGTCACCACCCTTGCAGCCATCACATTTGGAAGGATCTACATAGCTCGGCATTAACTTACCTCCTAACTAAATTGATTTTTTAGACTTCACATCCAAGCAAAGTCCGCTCTAAATTAAACCGCGAAACAAATATCCGGCTGACACAAATACAAACGCCTTGCCACACACCGACCTGTGCAAATAAACTGCCCGTGTGCAGTGGCTATTACCTTACCCGCCGGAAACCAGAAAACA
This DNA window, taken from Pseudomonadota bacterium, encodes the following:
- the aprB gene encoding adenylyl-sulfate reductase subunit beta, whose product is MPSYVDPSKCDGCKGGDKTACMYICPNDLMVLNVEAMKAYNQEPDACWECYSCVKICPQGAIAVRGYNDFVPMGGMVHPMRSSDSIMWTVKFRNGNMKRFKFPIRTTAEGAANAYKDGKGENLDDERLLLEGTLPQPTMLAK